Proteins encoded together in one Coriobacteriia bacterium window:
- a CDS encoding DUF3641 domain-containing protein, producing MSAFVRTVQDADSSALNADRIDTLMLNVGLRCDQSCAHCHQSSSPQRTEAMPRDIMDASAAVADEVRPLLVDITGGAPELNPDIRYLLHLLRDAGHPVRLRTNLTALLSPEAEGLVELLAHREVAVLASVAGTTPHETAPLRGDVFDRSLVALRQLSEAGYGRDPRLRLDIAVNPPSDTLPEPPLAVEDRFRDELTGRLGIPFDDVLVITNTPVGRFRELLDRSGRLGSYAQELRDAFNPQTLPLLACRTCLVIAWDGTLWDCDFNLGRGVALTPGLPMHVAQFDGSLLARRPVHFAEHCFACTASAGSG from the coding sequence TTGAGCGCGTTCGTTCGTACCGTTCAGGATGCGGATTCCTCGGCGCTGAACGCCGACCGGATCGACACGCTCATGCTCAACGTCGGGCTGCGCTGTGACCAGTCCTGCGCGCACTGCCACCAGTCGAGTTCGCCCCAGCGCACGGAAGCCATGCCGCGCGACATCATGGATGCGTCGGCAGCCGTGGCCGACGAGGTGCGTCCGCTTCTCGTCGACATCACGGGGGGAGCTCCCGAACTCAACCCCGACATCCGCTACCTGCTTCATCTGCTCCGGGACGCCGGGCACCCTGTCCGCCTCCGCACGAACCTGACGGCCCTGCTTTCGCCTGAGGCTGAAGGGCTCGTGGAGCTGCTCGCACATCGAGAAGTGGCGGTGCTCGCATCGGTTGCGGGAACGACTCCGCATGAGACCGCTCCCCTACGAGGAGACGTGTTCGACCGCAGCCTCGTGGCCCTTCGCCAGCTCTCTGAGGCGGGCTATGGACGCGATCCTCGTTTGCGGCTCGACATCGCCGTCAATCCACCGTCCGACACCCTGCCAGAACCACCGCTTGCGGTGGAGGACCGATTCCGCGACGAACTCACGGGTCGCCTGGGAATCCCGTTCGACGATGTGCTGGTGATCACCAATACGCCCGTCGGACGCTTCCGGGAGCTCCTGGACCGCAGCGGTAGGCTGGGGTCGTATGCGCAGGAGCTGCGCGACGCGTTCAACCCGCAGACGCTCCCTCTGTTGGCGTGCCGCACCTGTCTCGTGATCGCGTGGGACGGCACGTTGTGGGACTGCGACTTCAACCTCGGGCGCGGCGTCGCGCTGACCCCCGGGTTGCCGATGCACGTCGCGCAGTTCGACGGCTCGCTCCTCGCGCGCCGTCCGGTTCACTTCGCCGAACACTGCTTCGCCTGCACCGCTTCCGCGGGCTCCGGTTGA
- a CDS encoding TIGR04283 family arsenosugar biosynthesis glycosyltransferase: protein MTRSGHQLNSRLIVMTRFPRPGHVKTRLIGALGDEGAAALHTELARHCVRRMHAAALGSGIELVVRATGGSAGKVRRWLERGVRVRDQREGDLGTRLATAARGAFDAGAGAAVLVGSDAPGVGGVHVRAALDALAQHDVVLGPAMDGGYYLVALAQRSATRSVPALLGPQIPWGTSGVLEASLAAARSAGLSAHLLDPLADIDRPEDIAIWTAILDDEERTRRDPRLSVVIPALNEEDGIAAAVACSWAAGAHEVIVADGGSTDRTAEIALAANARIVRSARGRAVQMNAGATETTGDILLFLHADTSIPADSLDSVRSVMAHADTALGAFRFAAGDPDSAVDRLITAGGVLRHRVFRLPYGDQALFVRARDFADLGGFPVLPVMEDHEFARRCRLLGRLETAPLSARSSARAWHRHGLLETTLTNAAVIAGYRVGVPAQRLAAWRSRIAERLAR from the coding sequence GTGACCCGGTCGGGCCACCAACTGAACTCTCGCCTGATCGTCATGACGCGCTTCCCGCGACCCGGGCACGTCAAGACGCGCCTCATCGGTGCACTCGGCGACGAGGGAGCCGCGGCGCTGCACACTGAGCTCGCGCGCCACTGCGTCCGCCGCATGCATGCAGCGGCGCTTGGCAGCGGCATCGAGCTCGTGGTGCGGGCGACGGGTGGTTCGGCAGGCAAGGTCAGACGCTGGCTCGAGCGAGGCGTGCGCGTGCGCGATCAGCGCGAGGGCGACTTGGGCACCCGCCTGGCGACCGCTGCGCGCGGCGCATTCGATGCCGGAGCCGGGGCGGCGGTCTTGGTGGGCTCCGACGCTCCCGGCGTTGGCGGAGTACATGTCCGAGCGGCACTCGACGCGCTGGCGCAGCACGATGTCGTGCTCGGTCCCGCGATGGACGGCGGGTACTACCTCGTGGCGCTCGCGCAGCGCTCGGCGACTCGATCCGTTCCTGCGCTTCTCGGCCCGCAGATCCCCTGGGGAACCTCGGGCGTCCTCGAAGCGAGTCTGGCCGCTGCGCGTTCTGCGGGCCTGTCCGCGCACCTGCTCGACCCGCTCGCCGATATCGACAGACCCGAGGACATCGCGATCTGGACGGCTATCCTCGACGATGAGGAGCGCACCCGCCGCGATCCTCGGCTGAGCGTGGTCATCCCCGCTCTGAACGAGGAGGACGGGATCGCCGCAGCGGTCGCCTGCTCGTGGGCCGCGGGCGCACACGAGGTCATCGTCGCCGACGGGGGCAGCACCGATCGGACCGCGGAGATCGCGCTGGCTGCCAACGCTCGCATCGTGCGCTCGGCACGCGGACGCGCGGTGCAGATGAACGCCGGTGCCACAGAAACGACCGGGGACATCTTGCTCTTCTTGCACGCCGACACGTCGATTCCGGCTGATTCCCTCGACTCGGTCCGCAGCGTGATGGCGCATGCGGACACCGCGCTGGGTGCCTTCCGGTTCGCCGCGGGCGACCCCGACAGCGCCGTCGATCGGCTCATCACCGCCGGCGGCGTGCTGCGGCACCGCGTCTTCAGGCTGCCCTACGGCGACCAGGCACTGTTCGTGCGGGCACGCGACTTCGCGGACCTAGGCGGCTTCCCGGTGCTGCCCGTGATGGAGGATCACGAGTTCGCGCGACGGTGTCGGCTGCTCGGGCGCCTCGAGACCGCCCCCTTGTCAGCCCGAAGCTCGGCTCGCGCCTGGCACCGGCACGGCCTGCTGGAAACGACCCTGACGAACGCAGCCGTCATCGCCGGCTACCGCGTGGGCGTACCCGCACAGCGTCTTGCGGCTTGGCGTTCGAGGATCGCGGAGCGTTTAGCCCGCTAG
- a CDS encoding DUF1569 domain-containing protein, which yields MEISPRVVQFDDLSEVIADAEALQRSGYSSLGEWSLGQTCTHLSSVMRAFIEGFPEPPSSARFPLWLTRNTLARFGGGREMLIRTVTGSIETFPEMVPSSDVVDADGLDALRDWVARTKGHDGAFSSSPSVGVLGAQELDALHRLHCAHHLGFLMPTARKADTAGRA from the coding sequence ATGGAGATTTCGCCGCGTGTCGTGCAGTTCGACGATTTGTCCGAGGTGATCGCGGACGCAGAGGCGTTGCAGCGCTCTGGCTACAGCTCGCTGGGGGAGTGGAGTCTCGGCCAAACCTGCACACACTTGTCATCCGTGATGCGCGCCTTCATCGAGGGCTTCCCGGAGCCGCCGTCTTCCGCGCGCTTTCCCCTTTGGCTGACCCGCAACACGCTCGCGCGATTCGGTGGCGGGAGAGAGATGCTGATCCGCACGGTTACCGGCAGCATCGAAACCTTCCCCGAGATGGTGCCTTCGAGCGATGTCGTAGATGCCGATGGACTGGATGCGCTCAGGGACTGGGTGGCTCGCACCAAGGGCCACGACGGTGCCTTCAGTTCCTCGCCGAGTGTCGGGGTGCTGGGCGCCCAGGAGTTGGATGCCCTGCATCGGTTGCACTGTGCGCACCACCTCGGCTTCTTGATGCCGACGGCCCGTAAGGCCGACACGGCTGGACGCGCCTGA
- a CDS encoding cation:proton antiporter family protein: MFQSVFYELAAILALAAVAGIIALRLRQPLIIAFIIVGVVVGPAGVQWVSASDQIETLAQIGIAILLFVVGLKLDVGLIRSVGPVALSTGIGQILFTSIIGFGLALALGFDTLTSAYVAVALTFSSTIIIVKLLSDKREIDSLHGRIAVGFLIVQDICVILAMILLPAFAGGGEGPLFAQVARLLAIGTVFVGGTFVMMRWVMPALLDRLARSQELLVLFAIAWAVLLAAVGDALGFSKEVGAFLGGVSIASTQYRDAIASRLTSLRDFLLLFFFIELGSRLDMTSIADQILPAAVLSVFVLVGNPLIVIVIMGYMGYRRRTGLLAGLTVAQISEFSLILMTLGVTLGHVGADALGLVTLVGIVTIGLSTYLIIYSSQLYGLLQKPLRIFERSVPYRELTDRDESPVRVDVIVMGLGRYGGRIARRLTQRGLGVLGVDFDPEALQESRQSGLVTQYGDVADPEFALALPLSSARMVVSTLPQLDVNEAVAHGLEVAGFDGSFIATAHDDEDAARLRLRDGVVDTLMPFSDAADQAADIIEAALDVRPTPTSAS, from the coding sequence GTGTTCCAGAGCGTCTTCTACGAACTCGCTGCGATTCTGGCGCTTGCCGCTGTGGCCGGCATCATCGCGCTGAGGCTCAGGCAGCCTCTCATCATCGCCTTCATCATCGTCGGGGTGGTTGTTGGGCCCGCCGGTGTGCAATGGGTCAGCGCGAGCGACCAGATCGAGACGCTTGCCCAGATCGGCATCGCGATCTTGCTGTTCGTCGTGGGACTCAAGCTCGACGTGGGGCTGATCAGGTCGGTGGGACCGGTGGCGCTCAGCACCGGCATAGGGCAGATCCTGTTCACGTCGATCATCGGGTTCGGGCTGGCGCTGGCGCTCGGGTTCGACACGCTCACGTCCGCCTACGTCGCCGTCGCTCTGACCTTCTCGAGCACGATCATCATCGTCAAGCTGCTGTCCGACAAGCGTGAGATCGACTCCTTGCACGGGCGTATCGCCGTCGGGTTCCTGATAGTGCAGGATATCTGCGTGATCCTCGCGATGATTCTTCTGCCGGCGTTCGCCGGCGGCGGCGAGGGCCCGCTGTTCGCACAGGTCGCCCGCCTCCTCGCCATAGGGACTGTATTCGTGGGCGGAACCTTCGTGATGATGCGCTGGGTGATGCCCGCACTTCTCGACCGCCTAGCCCGATCCCAAGAGCTGCTCGTGCTCTTCGCGATTGCCTGGGCCGTGCTGCTTGCTGCCGTGGGCGACGCCCTGGGCTTCAGCAAGGAGGTGGGTGCCTTTCTCGGCGGCGTATCGATCGCTTCGACACAGTACCGGGACGCCATCGCCTCGCGCCTGACGAGCCTACGCGACTTCCTGCTGCTGTTCTTCTTCATCGAGCTGGGGTCTCGCCTCGACATGACGAGCATCGCCGATCAGATCCTGCCGGCCGCCGTCCTGTCGGTGTTCGTGCTCGTGGGCAACCCTCTCATCGTGATAGTGATCATGGGGTACATGGGCTATCGGCGCCGCACGGGACTTCTTGCAGGCCTCACAGTGGCCCAGATATCCGAGTTCTCGTTGATCCTCATGACGCTGGGCGTGACCTTGGGGCACGTGGGAGCAGATGCTCTTGGGCTGGTGACGCTGGTGGGCATCGTCACCATAGGCCTGTCCACCTACCTGATCATCTACTCGTCCCAGCTGTACGGTCTCTTGCAGAAGCCCCTGCGCATCTTCGAGCGCAGCGTGCCGTATCGCGAGCTGACCGACCGCGACGAGAGTCCGGTGCGCGTGGATGTCATCGTCATGGGGCTGGGGCGCTACGGTGGCCGTATCGCCAGACGCCTCACGCAGCGAGGACTTGGTGTGCTCGGAGTCGATTTCGACCCGGAAGCACTTCAGGAATCGCGGCAGTCGGGCCTAGTGACTCAGTACGGGGACGTCGCCGACCCGGAGTTCGCGCTGGCGCTGCCCCTCTCCTCCGCCCGCATGGTCGTCAGCACCCTCCCCCAGCTCGACGTGAACGAAGCGGTCGCGCACGGTCTTGAGGTCGCGGGATTCGACGGCTCTTTCATCGCGACCGCACACGACGACGAGGATGCCGCACGGCTCAGACTGCGCGACGGGGTGGTGGACACGCTGATGCCGTTCTCGGACGCTGCCGACCAAGCTGCCGACATCATCGAGGCGGCGCTCGATGTCAGACCGACGCCCACAAGCGCATCGTAG
- a CDS encoding VOC family protein, whose translation MPIVGLDSVVAVVPVTNQVAAVTWYEALLGRDADVVPTEDVAEWELAPGAWLQVTTEPERAGSTTVVLVVSDIEAQRAACSEANVVLGALTEYPGIVKTVDAVDPDGNKVTFVQDISG comes from the coding sequence ATGCCGATAGTAGGCTTGGACAGTGTGGTTGCGGTGGTGCCGGTGACGAACCAGGTCGCGGCCGTCACTTGGTACGAAGCACTCCTGGGGCGTGACGCAGATGTGGTGCCGACGGAAGACGTTGCCGAGTGGGAACTGGCCCCAGGAGCTTGGCTTCAAGTGACCACCGAGCCGGAGCGGGCGGGCAGCACGACGGTAGTGCTTGTTGTGAGCGACATTGAAGCGCAGCGTGCGGCCTGCTCAGAAGCCAACGTGGTACTTGGTGCACTGACTGAGTACCCGGGTATCGTCAAGACGGTCGATGCGGTCGACCCGGATGGGAACAAGGTCACCTTCGTACAGGATATCTCCGGCTAG
- a CDS encoding N-acetyltransferase: MRIREATISDGDVIREIHLSAFGADEREIVAKLAVDLLSEDTSPPTIALVAEVDDDVIGHIGLSPVTTDAADGYGIYILAPLAVSPEHQRRGAGSRLVEDGKRRLAEMGVDLLLVYGDPAYYGRLGFSVGAAEGCIPPYDIEYSFGWQGVLLSERGIPESPLQLDCVASLRDPELW, from the coding sequence ATGCGCATACGTGAGGCAACCATCTCTGATGGAGATGTGATACGCGAAATCCACTTGTCGGCGTTCGGCGCTGACGAGCGGGAGATCGTCGCGAAGCTAGCCGTGGATCTGCTCTCGGAAGACACTTCGCCGCCGACGATCGCCTTGGTCGCTGAGGTGGATGACGATGTCATTGGACATATAGGCCTGAGTCCGGTGACCACCGATGCTGCGGACGGCTATGGAATCTACATCCTCGCGCCCTTGGCCGTAAGCCCCGAGCATCAGAGGCGCGGCGCGGGGTCAAGGCTCGTCGAAGACGGCAAGCGGCGCCTCGCGGAGATGGGCGTGGACCTCTTGCTTGTCTACGGGGACCCTGCGTACTACGGCAGGCTCGGATTCTCCGTGGGTGCAGCGGAGGGGTGCATTCCCCCTTATGACATCGAGTACAGCTTCGGATGGCAAGGCGTGCTTCTGAGTGAGAGAGGGATTCCGGAATCGCCGCTGCAGCTCGACTGCGTCGCCTCGCTTCGTGACCCAGAACTGTGGTAG
- a CDS encoding GNAT family N-acetyltransferase, giving the protein MQIVPMNAETLHKAKALVDSVFPHQAPTERLFFWAWERKDQLAVRFGLSLLGVTDIGDFWLALDDEGAVLGTVGLYRYRKDSDEAVWLSWYCVSPQARGQGVGASLLDFAIDRARESGARYLRLYTGDDAIMAKAQEVYESRGLQVYETRNRVFYRLIRRQLELT; this is encoded by the coding sequence ATGCAGATCGTCCCGATGAATGCTGAGACGCTGCACAAGGCGAAGGCACTGGTGGACAGTGTGTTCCCGCATCAGGCGCCCACAGAGCGGCTGTTCTTCTGGGCATGGGAACGAAAGGACCAGTTGGCGGTGCGCTTCGGGCTGAGTTTGCTTGGAGTCACCGACATTGGTGATTTCTGGCTTGCGCTTGACGACGAAGGAGCAGTGCTCGGGACCGTCGGCCTGTATCGATACCGCAAGGACTCGGATGAGGCGGTTTGGCTCAGCTGGTATTGCGTTTCGCCTCAGGCAAGGGGACAAGGAGTGGGAGCAAGTCTTCTCGATTTCGCGATCGACAGGGCCAGGGAGTCCGGCGCAAGGTACTTGCGGCTCTACACCGGTGATGACGCCATCATGGCCAAGGCGCAAGAGGTGTATGAGAGCCGCGGACTACAGGTGTATGAGACGCGGAATCGGGTGTTCTATCGACTCATCAGGCGTCAGCTTGAGCTCACCTAG
- a CDS encoding Ppx/GppA phosphatase family protein gives MRLLQAIDIGTNSVRSIIVEVPVGGSHRVVDDEKAMTRLGQGLEASGMLDAEAVERTIVALRAMMDIGRARGVDEVRAVATEALRRASNGEEVVRRMAEEAGVEVEIISPQDEGRLVWLSAAPLLADAPFSAVVDIGGGSVEVVQAVEGDPAAIASMRLGVRVLAERFVAEDPITDVAFRRLKRHVRKTLRASVAPIATSAVRLAGSGGTVTSIAALIAGARGRRYESVHGLEIARPELMQLLAQLSHSSAADRARMPGMVQDRVDIIVPGMMVLAEVMKLFGATSVLVNSKGFRDGIVIDTLASEGAMDPRPDLIRAVRDLGARFRYDRAHADQVSRLALSLFDQLEDPLALDRSTRSLLESAALLHDVGYYVAYDRHHKHSYHLIAHSALPGLTQRERSMVAAIARYHTKALPKAGHEAWMAVELADRATVRALASLLRIADGLDRGRGERIEGVNVEDDGATTRFLVHGEGDLHAESYGFNKKKDLFEETFGRVATLEVLADSGGLF, from the coding sequence GTGAGGCTCCTGCAGGCCATAGACATCGGGACGAACTCGGTTCGCTCGATCATCGTCGAAGTCCCCGTGGGGGGTAGTCACCGCGTAGTGGACGACGAGAAGGCGATGACGCGACTCGGTCAGGGTCTCGAGGCCTCGGGCATGCTCGACGCCGAGGCGGTGGAGCGCACGATCGTGGCGCTGCGCGCGATGATGGACATCGGTCGCGCACGGGGCGTTGACGAGGTGCGAGCGGTAGCCACCGAGGCTCTGCGACGCGCTTCCAACGGCGAGGAGGTCGTTCGGCGCATGGCCGAGGAGGCAGGCGTCGAAGTCGAGATCATCTCGCCGCAGGACGAGGGCCGGCTGGTGTGGCTGAGCGCGGCGCCCCTGCTTGCCGATGCGCCCTTCTCGGCGGTTGTGGACATCGGCGGCGGTTCGGTCGAGGTAGTCCAGGCCGTGGAGGGCGACCCCGCGGCGATCGCCTCGATGCGCCTGGGTGTGCGGGTGTTGGCCGAGCGCTTCGTCGCCGAAGACCCCATCACGGATGTCGCCTTCAGGCGGTTGAAGCGACACGTGCGCAAGACCCTGAGGGCCAGCGTCGCCCCCATCGCCACCAGTGCCGTTCGACTCGCCGGTTCGGGCGGGACGGTCACCTCGATAGCCGCGCTCATCGCCGGGGCCAGAGGGCGGCGCTACGAATCCGTGCACGGACTCGAGATCGCACGTCCTGAGCTGATGCAGCTGCTCGCACAGTTGAGTCATAGCAGCGCGGCTGACCGAGCGCGCATGCCGGGGATGGTTCAGGACCGCGTCGACATCATCGTGCCTGGCATGATGGTGCTGGCCGAGGTGATGAAGTTGTTCGGGGCGACGAGCGTTCTGGTGAACTCGAAGGGCTTTCGCGACGGCATCGTGATCGACACGCTTGCAAGTGAGGGGGCGATGGACCCAAGGCCCGACCTGATCCGAGCCGTGCGCGACCTTGGTGCCCGCTTCCGCTACGACCGTGCGCACGCCGATCAGGTCTCGAGGCTGGCTCTGTCGCTGTTCGACCAACTGGAGGACCCTCTCGCGCTGGATCGGTCAACCCGGTCACTGCTCGAATCGGCCGCGCTGCTGCACGATGTCGGGTACTACGTGGCCTACGACCGCCACCACAAGCACAGCTACCACCTGATAGCCCACTCCGCCCTGCCCGGACTCACCCAGCGCGAACGTTCGATGGTGGCCGCGATAGCGCGCTATCACACCAAGGCGCTGCCCAAGGCGGGGCACGAGGCATGGATGGCCGTCGAGCTGGCGGATCGGGCTACCGTGCGTGCGCTGGCGTCCCTGCTGCGGATTGCCGATGGCCTGGACCGCGGGCGCGGCGAGCGCATCGAGGGCGTCAACGTCGAGGACGACGGCGCGACAACGCGTTTTCTGGTGCACGGCGAGGGTGATCTGCACGCGGAGTCCTACGGTTTCAACAAGAAGAAGGACCTGTTTGAGGAGACGTTCGGCCGGGTGGCTACCCTCGAGGTTCTGGCCGACTCGGGCGGGCTGTTCTAG
- a CDS encoding CHAD domain-containing protein, protein MNQKFAIDGVEAQTPLRVAAPAMILAKAKPLFELEAAAAGGADMDAVHDMRVASRRLREVMRLLEPLYPGPQFAAWFKRVRRVTRALGPVRDSDVFIDDFSRLSSDLGEGGRRCVAFMVGYRMGQREGELATLNHELARLDLARSKRDLSRLVRSVEDGPDAARPLADFAHAAVAQRAAVVFGAQPAAMPEENMLEQHALRIDYKRLRYAVEAFAPCYGDDFDELHATLTAFQDTLGELHDVDIFLDMLRLPERVVAASRGGVSQSDVAEVIELLERRAHAHYLRFVALVEAHPAERLLPALLLPLVKAPEPIIAEAHVVEPVIEAPTKAVLVSPDDDGAVPGDETPIVGPVVVGAEPWARTDVADEPGTRGGLAQ, encoded by the coding sequence ATGAACCAGAAGTTCGCGATCGACGGCGTTGAGGCGCAGACCCCGCTCCGCGTCGCTGCCCCCGCGATGATCCTCGCCAAGGCCAAGCCGCTGTTTGAGCTCGAAGCGGCCGCCGCGGGTGGCGCGGACATGGACGCGGTGCACGACATGCGCGTCGCGTCACGGCGGCTGCGCGAGGTGATGCGCCTGCTGGAGCCGCTGTATCCGGGTCCGCAGTTCGCCGCGTGGTTCAAGCGGGTCCGGCGGGTGACGCGCGCCTTGGGGCCGGTTCGCGACTCCGATGTCTTCATCGATGACTTCTCGCGCCTGTCCTCCGATCTTGGGGAAGGCGGACGCCGATGCGTGGCGTTCATGGTCGGCTATCGCATGGGCCAGCGCGAGGGTGAGCTTGCGACCCTCAACCACGAGCTGGCGCGTCTGGATCTGGCGCGCAGCAAGCGCGACTTGAGCCGGCTGGTGCGCTCGGTCGAAGACGGCCCCGACGCCGCACGCCCGCTTGCGGACTTCGCGCACGCCGCCGTAGCGCAGCGTGCTGCCGTGGTGTTCGGCGCGCAGCCCGCAGCCATGCCCGAGGAGAACATGCTCGAGCAGCACGCGCTCAGGATCGACTACAAGCGCCTGCGCTACGCGGTCGAGGCGTTCGCGCCGTGCTATGGCGACGACTTCGACGAGCTGCACGCGACGCTCACGGCTTTTCAGGACACGCTGGGCGAACTGCATGATGTGGACATCTTCCTCGACATGCTGCGCCTGCCGGAGCGCGTCGTGGCGGCGTCAAGGGGCGGGGTCTCGCAATCCGACGTCGCGGAGGTCATCGAGTTGCTGGAGAGGCGGGCACACGCCCACTACCTGCGATTCGTGGCTCTTGTGGAGGCACATCCTGCCGAGCGGCTGTTGCCCGCGTTGCTGTTGCCCCTAGTCAAGGCGCCGGAGCCGATCATCGCGGAGGCACATGTCGTGGAGCCCGTGATCGAGGCGCCCACGAAGGCCGTCCTTGTCTCGCCGGATGACGACGGGGCGGTGCCTGGCGACGAGACGCCGATCGTCGGACCCGTTGTCGTGGGCGCCGAGCCGTGGGCCCGCACCGATGTGGCCGACGAACCAGGGACGAGGGGCGGGCTTGCTCAGTGA